The Lentisphaera araneosa HTCC2155 genome has a window encoding:
- the glgB gene encoding 1,4-alpha-glucan branching protein GlgB, which produces MISIEQQRAICELHHESPHNYLGLHKLDEKWIIRNYEPFAEKLSISIAGKTHKATRHDDGFFTTTIKSAPKKPYKVNVHYSVDNQSSKYDPYAFLPTLGDLDVHLMHEGTHLELYKVLGSQATTSNSIPGISFKVWAPDARGVSLIGNFNGWNRAINPMRKLIGSNGIWEIFMPEMAQGEYYKFAIKTQSNEILEKQDPLGKFCELRPGTASVVWDNSQISWSDDQWLAQREKTDPMNAPLSIYEIHIGSWNHPELKKDGEFANYRDIAHTLGKYISEMGYTHIELLPITEFPYDPSWGYQATGYFAPSSRFGTPADFAYFVNHLHKLNIGVLIDWVPAHFPTDRHALGQFDGSSLYEHDNPDEGYHPDWNTFIFNFGRNEVANFLISSALYWLKEFHIDGLRVDAVASMLYRDYSRNEGEWRPNKDGGRENYEAIEFLKQLNTLAHEHCPGSMVIAEESTAFPKVSRPIYDGGLGFTMKWNMGWMHDTLTYFSTEPIHRKYHQNQLTFSLVYAFNENFVLPLSHDEVVHGKGSLIQKMPGDTWQKFANLRCLYAYMYAHPGKKIFFMGCEIAQWHEWSESKNLDWATLNNGNHLGIQKFSKKLNEIYKHENCLWEIDFSHDGFEWIDAQDSEQSVLSFMRKNSNNEQVLCIMNLTPVPRDNYTIGVPSAGRYKVLLNSDDTEFGGSNYSPTEVYQSSPQVAHNKSHSITANLPPLSVLYLKMSD; this is translated from the coding sequence ATCAAATCAGCTCCTAAAAAACCATATAAAGTTAACGTCCATTATTCTGTCGATAATCAATCATCAAAATACGACCCCTACGCCTTCCTCCCAACACTTGGAGACTTAGATGTCCATTTAATGCACGAGGGCACTCACTTAGAGCTCTACAAAGTACTGGGAAGCCAAGCAACAACATCTAACTCAATCCCTGGCATCAGCTTCAAAGTTTGGGCCCCTGACGCTAGAGGTGTCTCTTTAATCGGTAACTTCAACGGCTGGAACCGTGCTATAAACCCCATGAGAAAACTCATCGGCAGCAACGGAATCTGGGAGATTTTCATGCCTGAGATGGCTCAAGGCGAATACTATAAATTTGCAATAAAAACTCAAAGCAACGAGATACTGGAAAAACAAGACCCCCTTGGAAAATTTTGTGAACTGAGACCAGGAACTGCAAGTGTTGTTTGGGATAACAGCCAAATAAGCTGGTCCGATGACCAATGGCTCGCACAAAGAGAAAAAACTGATCCCATGAACGCACCTCTCAGCATTTACGAAATTCATATCGGATCATGGAACCACCCTGAACTTAAAAAAGACGGCGAGTTTGCTAACTATCGCGACATAGCCCACACCCTCGGCAAATACATCTCCGAAATGGGTTACACTCATATTGAACTTTTACCTATAACCGAATTTCCATATGACCCTTCATGGGGCTATCAAGCCACTGGGTATTTCGCTCCGAGCTCTCGTTTTGGAACCCCGGCCGACTTTGCCTATTTCGTCAACCACTTACACAAACTCAACATTGGCGTATTAATTGACTGGGTACCAGCTCACTTCCCAACTGACCGACACGCCCTGGGTCAATTCGACGGCAGCTCACTTTACGAGCATGACAATCCCGACGAAGGATATCACCCTGACTGGAACACCTTCATCTTCAACTTTGGAAGAAATGAAGTCGCTAACTTCTTAATTTCATCCGCACTTTACTGGCTCAAGGAATTCCACATCGATGGCTTAAGAGTTGATGCTGTAGCCTCCATGCTTTATCGAGATTACTCACGTAACGAAGGCGAATGGCGTCCAAACAAAGATGGCGGCAGAGAAAACTACGAAGCCATTGAATTCCTAAAACAGCTTAATACACTAGCCCACGAACATTGTCCTGGATCGATGGTCATTGCTGAAGAATCCACCGCTTTTCCAAAAGTGTCTCGCCCTATTTACGATGGTGGCCTAGGATTCACAATGAAATGGAATATGGGCTGGATGCACGACACCTTAACTTATTTTTCAACAGAACCCATCCACAGAAAATACCACCAAAACCAACTCACTTTTTCTCTGGTTTATGCTTTTAACGAAAACTTTGTACTACCCCTAAGCCATGACGAAGTCGTGCATGGTAAAGGCTCGTTAATCCAAAAAATGCCTGGCGACACTTGGCAGAAATTTGCGAACCTCAGGTGTCTCTACGCCTACATGTATGCTCACCCAGGCAAGAAAATATTTTTCATGGGTTGCGAAATCGCTCAATGGCATGAATGGAGCGAATCTAAGAACCTTGACTGGGCAACCCTAAACAACGGCAATCACCTAGGCATTCAAAAATTCAGCAAAAAACTCAACGAGATTTACAAGCACGAAAACTGCTTATGGGAAATAGATTTTAGTCACGATGGTTTTGAATGGATCGATGCACAAGATAGCGAACAAAGCGTCCTATCGTTCATGAGAAAAAATTCAAACAATGAACAAGTCTTATGCATTATGAATTTAACACCGGTTCCACGAGACAACTACACCATAGGAGTACCCTCCGCAGGTCGATATAAAGTATTACTTAACTCAGACGACACTGAGTTCGGCGGAAGTAATTACTCGCCTACCGAAGTTTATCAATCCTCTCCACAAGTAGCACACAACAAAAGTCATAGCATAACAGCTAACTTACCTCCACTCTCAGTCCTTTATCTAAAAATGAGTGATTAA
- a CDS encoding ankyrin repeat domain-containing protein: MIDFFRLVKDEKLADIYRALQDPNFEVNQKDLHGKVALHYALNLQIIRILVASGANVNVRDKKGLTPLDYAPNDKVEQTLLEFEAVHGEPIILKEDVDFQRRQKIKDEEKKAELEEKKRLEAEKEAAHKAEILKRREARKAETAKRNAEKKAQAKAERELKAKRQAMLKKKSES, translated from the coding sequence ATGATTGATTTTTTTAGACTCGTTAAAGATGAGAAACTTGCAGATATTTATAGGGCTTTGCAAGACCCTAATTTTGAAGTAAACCAAAAAGATTTACATGGTAAAGTGGCTTTGCACTACGCTTTGAATCTACAGATTATTAGGATTTTAGTGGCGAGTGGTGCGAATGTTAATGTTCGCGATAAAAAAGGTTTAACTCCTTTAGATTACGCTCCAAATGATAAAGTTGAGCAGACTTTGCTCGAATTTGAAGCCGTACATGGTGAGCCTATTATTCTTAAAGAAGATGTTGACTTTCAAAGACGTCAAAAAATCAAAGATGAAGAGAAGAAAGCTGAGCTTGAAGAGAAGAAGAGGCTAGAAGCTGAGAAAGAAGCTGCACACAAAGCTGAGATCTTGAAAAGACGTGAAGCTCGAAAAGCTGAAACAGCTAAAAGGAACGCAGAGAAGAAAGCCCAAGCAAAAGCTGAACGTGAGTTAAAAGCAAAGCGCCAGGCGATGTTAAAGAAAAAGAGCGAAAGCTAA